The genome window ACGATTCCCGATTTTCGGAAGATTCCGCAAAAGTAAAAAATATCGAGAACTACATTCGGCTCGGCGCTCTCGGAGAAGCCTTTGCGCTCGATCAAAAATCGATCGTACTCATCGACGAGATCGACAAAGCGGACATCGAATTTCCGAACGATCTTCTTTTGGAACTCGATCGTATGGAATTTTTTATTCCCGAAATTTCAAAACGAATCCAAGCAAAACACAGACCTCTTACCATAATCACGTCCAACAACGAAAAGGAATTGCCGGCCGCTTTTTTAAGAAGATGCATTTTTCATTATATAGAATTTCCCGATCCAGAGTTTATGAAAAGGATCATTCTTTCGCATTATCCGGGTGTGGGTCATACGCTTCTCATCAAGGCTTTGGAAATGTTTTATCTGATACGGAGAATGGACGATCTCAAGAAAAAACCGGGAACCAGCGAACTTCTGGATTGGATTCAGATTTTGGTGCATCAAGGAGCGGTCCTCAAGGAAGAAGTGAGAATTCCTTTCCTAGGCGCATTGATTAAAAACGAGGAGGATCTGAGGTTATTCAGGAACTGAGATGTTTATCCCTTTCTTTTACAGACTAAAAAGCGAAGGAGTTCCGGTAACTACGGGAGAATTTCTGGACTTTTTGAAAGTCGTGGATCATTACACCACGCATCAAAAAGCATGGATCGACCTGAACGAGTTATACCGTTTTTCCAGAGCCTGTA of Leptospira sanjuanensis contains these proteins:
- a CDS encoding AAA family ATPase, whose translation is MKPSTETYLLSPALEEAILLAEVTSRPLLLKGEPGTGKSLLAEYLADQRKLPLYTWHIKSITQAKEGLYFYDAVSRLNDSRFSEDSAKVKNIENYIRLGALGEAFALDQKSIVLIDEIDKADIEFPNDLLLELDRMEFFIPEISKRIQAKHRPLTIITSNNEKELPAAFLRRCIFHYIEFPDPEFMKRIILSHYPGVGHTLLIKALEMFYLIRRMDDLKKKPGTSELLDWIQILVHQGAVLKEEVRIPFLGALIKNEEDLRLFRN